In Morganella morganii, the following are encoded in one genomic region:
- a CDS encoding tyrosine phenol-lyase: protein MMYPAEPYRIKSVETVSMIPREERIKRMKEAGYNTFLLNSKDVYVDLLTDSGTNAMSDKQWAGMMMGDEAYAGSENFFHLERTVQELFGFKHIVPTHQGRGAENLLSSLAIKPGQYVAGNMYFTTTRYHQEKNGATFIDIVRDEAHDAGLDVKFKGNIDIKKLEKLIAEKGAENIAYICLAVTVNLAGGQPVSMANMREVRQLCDKHGIKVFYDATRCVENAYFIKEQEEGFEDVSIKDIVHEMFSYADGCTMSGKKDCLVNIGGFLCMNDDDMFSAARELVVVYEGMPSYGGLAGRDMEAMAIGLREAMQFEYIEHRVKQVRYLGEKLKAAGVPIVEPVGGHAVFLDARRFCPHLTQDEFPAQSLAASIYMETGVRSMERGIISAGRNKETGDHHRPKLETVRLTIPRRVYTYAHMDLVADGIIKLFKHKEDIKGLKFVYEPKQLRFFTARFDYV, encoded by the coding sequence ATGATGTATCCAGCAGAACCGTATCGTATTAAAAGTGTTGAAACCGTATCCATGATCCCTCGCGAAGAGCGTATCAAAAGAATGAAAGAGGCCGGGTACAACACTTTCTTGTTGAATTCCAAAGACGTTTATGTCGATTTACTGACCGATAGCGGCACCAACGCCATGTCCGATAAACAATGGGCCGGCATGATGATGGGTGACGAAGCATACGCGGGCAGCGAAAACTTCTTCCATCTGGAAAGAACTGTTCAGGAATTATTCGGCTTTAAACACATCGTTCCTACTCACCAGGGTCGCGGCGCAGAGAACTTACTCTCTTCATTAGCTATCAAACCGGGCCAGTATGTTGCAGGTAACATGTACTTCACCACCACCCGTTATCACCAGGAAAAAAATGGTGCGACATTCATCGATATCGTCCGCGATGAAGCTCACGATGCGGGCCTGGATGTGAAATTCAAAGGCAACATCGACATTAAAAAACTGGAAAAACTGATTGCTGAGAAAGGCGCGGAAAATATCGCTTATATCTGTCTGGCGGTAACCGTAAACCTGGCAGGTGGTCAGCCGGTCTCTATGGCAAACATGCGTGAAGTCCGCCAGTTATGTGACAAGCACGGCATCAAAGTGTTCTACGATGCGACCCGCTGTGTGGAAAACGCCTACTTCATCAAAGAGCAGGAAGAAGGCTTCGAAGATGTCTCCATTAAAGACATCGTTCACGAAATGTTCAGCTACGCTGACGGTTGTACCATGAGTGGTAAAAAAGACTGTCTGGTGAACATCGGTGGTTTCCTGTGTATGAACGACGACGACATGTTCTCTGCTGCACGTGAACTGGTTGTGGTTTATGAAGGGATGCCTTCTTACGGTGGTCTGGCCGGTCGTGATATGGAAGCGATGGCTATCGGTTTACGCGAAGCGATGCAGTTCGAATATATCGAGCACCGCGTCAAGCAGGTTCGTTACCTGGGCGAAAAACTGAAAGCAGCCGGTGTACCGATTGTTGAGCCGGTCGGCGGCCACGCAGTATTCCTCGATGCACGCCGTTTCTGCCCGCATCTGACCCAGGATGAGTTCCCGGCACAGAGCCTGGCAGCCAGCATCTACATGGAAACCGGTGTACGTTCTATGGAGCGCGGTATTATCTCCGCAGGCCGTAACAAAGAAACCGGCGACCATCACCGTCCGAAGCTGGAAACCGTTCGTCTGACTATTCCTCGTCGTGTATACACCTATGCACACATGGATCTGGTTGCTGACGGTATTATCAAACTGTTCAAACACAAAGAAGACATTAAAGGGCTGAAGTTCGTATACGAGCCGAAGCAGTTACGCTTCTTCACTGCACGCTTTGATTACGTGTAA
- a CDS encoding site-specific integrase, with product MFKRGNSWYCDFATPGGKRIKKSLGTSDRKQAQELHDKLKAEQWRIEQVGDFPDYTYEEACLRWLEEKADKKSIEDDKNFITFWLEYFEGVRLKDITENAIYKIISKMTNKHAENCWRRKADTAKRKGKEVPLFTAKPVTTATKARYLSFIKALLRAAEREWKWIEKSPVIKIPSIRDRRVRWLEPVEAKRLIDECPEPLKSVVRFALSTGLRRSNILNLEWQQIDMQRKVAWIYPEDSKSGKAIGVALNDTACRVLRSQIGRHHKWVFVHTEQSYRNDGTPVAAVRKMRPDSNTAWRAALKRAGIDDFRFHDLRHTWASWLIQSGVPLSVLQEMGGWESIEMVRRYAHLAPNHLTEHAKQIDAIFDSYVPNTSQGEKLASGDNR from the coding sequence ATCTTCAAACGTGGTAACTCTTGGTATTGCGACTTCGCGACACCTGGCGGCAAGAGAATTAAAAAGTCGCTTGGTACGTCCGACCGGAAGCAAGCCCAGGAGCTGCACGACAAATTAAAGGCCGAACAATGGCGAATTGAGCAGGTAGGGGACTTCCCGGACTATACGTATGAGGAAGCCTGCCTGCGGTGGCTTGAGGAAAAAGCAGATAAAAAATCGATAGAGGATGATAAGAACTTTATCACTTTCTGGCTTGAGTACTTCGAGGGTGTCCGGCTGAAGGATATAACCGAGAATGCCATTTACAAGATCATCAGTAAGATGACAAACAAGCATGCTGAAAACTGCTGGAGAAGGAAAGCTGACACAGCAAAAAGGAAGGGAAAGGAGGTGCCGCTGTTTACAGCGAAGCCTGTCACTACGGCCACAAAAGCGCGATACCTTTCTTTCATTAAGGCGCTACTCAGAGCGGCGGAAAGAGAATGGAAGTGGATAGAAAAGTCACCTGTGATAAAAATCCCATCTATTCGTGATCGGAGAGTCCGGTGGCTTGAGCCTGTCGAGGCGAAAAGACTGATTGATGAATGTCCTGAGCCATTAAAGTCAGTCGTCAGGTTCGCTCTGTCAACCGGCCTGCGTCGTTCGAACATACTTAACCTTGAGTGGCAGCAGATAGACATGCAGCGGAAAGTGGCATGGATTTACCCTGAAGACAGTAAATCAGGTAAAGCGATCGGTGTAGCCCTGAACGATACCGCATGCAGGGTTTTGCGCAGCCAGATTGGTCGCCATCACAAATGGGTATTTGTCCACACTGAGCAGTCATACAGGAATGACGGAACACCGGTTGCGGCAGTAAGAAAGATGAGGCCGGATTCTAATACAGCATGGAGAGCAGCATTAAAAAGAGCCGGTATTGACGATTTCCGCTTCCACGACCTGAGACACACCTGGGCAAGCTGGCTGATCCAGTCTGGCGTTCCGCTTTCAGTGTTACAGGAAATGGGTGGGTGGGAGTCGATAGAAATGGTGCGCAGATATGCCCATCTGGCACCAAATCATCTTACCGAACATGCGAAGCAAATAGATGCCATTTTTGACAGTTACGTCCCAAATACGTCCCAAGGTGAAAAACTGGCATCGGGAGATAATCGCTAA
- a CDS encoding helix-turn-helix domain-containing protein: protein MDKVTMTRDEAAKFIGVSPDTLTSWCRAGRISYQRKDPFKKKSPYLFTESACLAALSNPINTIAESEIDVKGDHKCQSSNVVTLGIATSRHLAARELKSRLVRPTGSKPRSCTTN, encoded by the coding sequence ATGGATAAAGTCACGATGACACGCGACGAGGCCGCTAAATTTATCGGCGTAAGCCCTGATACGCTTACGTCATGGTGCCGCGCCGGACGCATTTCGTATCAGCGGAAAGACCCGTTCAAAAAGAAGTCCCCCTATCTGTTTACAGAATCAGCCTGCCTTGCGGCACTGAGCAATCCGATCAACACTATCGCCGAGAGCGAGATTGATGTGAAAGGAGATCACAAATGTCAATCTTCAAACGTGGTAACTCTTGGTATTGCGACTTCGCGACACCTGGCGGCAAGAGAATTAAAAAGTCGCTTGGTACGTCCGACCGGAAGCAAGCCCAGGAGCTGCACGACAAATTAA
- a CDS encoding phage protein NinX family protein, giving the protein MNKYRDKSDFEINKAVAKRYLTHDFRLNSTDEIVELIDVDLYREYGGEFNLANKYVIGKFDPCNNPADAMPIVIRSLISLISDKSDDGESAWWVAQDVTGSIASGLKSNPYRAAMEVFLMMKDAENES; this is encoded by the coding sequence ATGAACAAATATCGTGACAAATCAGACTTTGAGATTAATAAGGCTGTAGCTAAGCGTTATTTAACGCACGATTTCAGATTAAATAGTACCGATGAAATCGTTGAGCTGATTGATGTAGATTTATACCGAGAATATGGCGGTGAATTTAACCTCGCAAATAAGTACGTCATTGGTAAATTCGACCCATGCAACAACCCGGCGGACGCAATGCCGATTGTTATTAGGAGTTTGATATCATTAATATCAGACAAGTCAGATGATGGTGAATCAGCATGGTGGGTTGCTCAAGACGTAACAGGCAGTATTGCGTCGGGATTGAAATCCAATCCATACCGCGCCGCTATGGAAGTATTCCTGATGATGAAGGATGCTGAGAATGAAAGCTGA
- a CDS encoding ASCH domain-containing protein produces the protein MKDRIKFSDEMLAAVIAGRKTQTRRLIEPQPSAGTEVSVVSKTFPYKLTGGTIPFADRDGCEKGMLKVISVHIHSIHDISTADAIAEGFDKKSPRHSFMQEWINIYGAHNWIENPWVWVIEFHKIK, from the coding sequence ATGAAAGACAGAATCAAATTCAGCGACGAAATGTTGGCCGCTGTTATTGCTGGAAGGAAGACGCAGACGCGGCGACTGATTGAGCCGCAGCCATCAGCAGGCACTGAGGTTTCAGTTGTGAGTAAAACATTTCCATACAAATTAACAGGCGGCACGATTCCTTTCGCTGATAGGGATGGTTGCGAAAAGGGAATGCTGAAAGTGATATCAGTACACATTCACAGCATTCATGACATATCAACTGCAGATGCTATTGCCGAGGGTTTTGATAAAAAGTCACCAAGGCATTCCTTTATGCAGGAGTGGATTAACATCTATGGCGCTCATAACTGGATTGAAAATCCGTGGGTGTGGGTTATCGAGTTTCACAAAATCAAATGA
- a CDS encoding DNA cytosine methyltransferase, translated as MTAYYNEIDPFAAQWLRNLIAAGHIAPGVVDERSIEDVTPDDLRGFTQCHFFAGVGVWSLALRRAGWPDDKPVWTGSCPCQPFSAAGKGNGFADERHLWPAFFHLISECKPGVIFGEQVASKDGLGWLDLVQTDLEATNYAVGAVDLCAAGFGAPHIRQRLYWVGNANNQGMEGMRGCESVILPEGREDAERHAVPPVMAAHVWDGWQAVTGADKNSRMLPPDFGERTDDAAGRVGKLRAYGNAIVAPVAEEFIRAYMLITEE; from the coding sequence ATGACTGCTTACTATAACGAAATCGATCCGTTCGCTGCTCAGTGGTTACGGAATCTCATTGCTGCCGGTCATATAGCTCCGGGTGTAGTGGACGAAAGGAGTATTGAAGATGTCACACCAGATGACTTACGCGGATTCACGCAATGCCACTTCTTCGCCGGTGTCGGGGTGTGGTCACTCGCCCTGCGCCGCGCAGGATGGCCGGATGATAAACCAGTCTGGACAGGAAGTTGCCCGTGCCAGCCTTTCAGCGCGGCAGGCAAAGGAAATGGATTTGCTGACGAGCGGCACCTTTGGCCAGCATTCTTCCACCTCATCAGCGAGTGCAAACCTGGCGTTATCTTTGGTGAACAGGTTGCAAGCAAAGACGGACTCGGATGGCTCGACCTTGTTCAGACTGACTTGGAAGCAACGAACTACGCCGTCGGCGCGGTTGATTTATGCGCTGCGGGCTTCGGTGCGCCGCATATCAGACAGCGATTGTATTGGGTGGGCAACGCCAACAACCAGGGAATGGAAGGAATGCGGGGATGTGAGTCAGTCATTCTTCCGGAAGGACGGGAAGATGCGGAACGACACGCTGTACCGCCAGTTATGGCTGCACATGTTTGGGATGGATGGCAGGCCGTCACGGGAGCAGATAAAAACTCTCGAATGCTGCCACCTGACTTTGGCGAGAGAACTGATGATGCTGCCGGACGGGTGGGAAAACTCCGCGCCTACGGAAATGCCATCGTCGCGCCGGTCGCGGAAGAGTTCATAAGGGCTTACATGCTGATAACAGAGGAATGA
- a CDS encoding lambda exonuclease family protein: MSNDIILSKTGIDLSKISQGSEEWMSLRLGVITASEVWKVLTKPRSGTTWSDTKKTYFNTLIGEVCTGVSKDVSASSLEWGKDYELEARMTFEFYSGLTVTEDPIIFRDESLRTACSPDGICSDGAGLELKCPKTTEVFIDLALNGIKAMKKEYTAQVQYSMWITRKDVWHFANYDPRMPGGKEIVHIPVERDEKMMQEFDQQIPEFIEAMDAALSTLGIEYGNQWKGFQL, from the coding sequence ATCAGTAACGACATCATTCTCAGCAAAACCGGCATCGATTTATCAAAAATATCGCAGGGAAGCGAAGAATGGATGTCACTGCGCCTTGGGGTGATTACCGCCTCAGAGGTCTGGAAAGTGCTCACAAAACCACGTTCAGGGACGACATGGAGCGACACCAAAAAGACGTATTTCAATACGCTTATCGGTGAAGTATGCACCGGCGTAAGCAAGGATGTTAGCGCCAGTTCGCTGGAATGGGGAAAGGATTACGAACTCGAAGCACGGATGACATTTGAGTTTTACAGCGGCCTGACGGTCACGGAAGACCCGATAATTTTCAGGGATGAATCACTGCGAACGGCCTGCTCTCCGGACGGCATTTGCAGTGACGGCGCTGGCCTTGAGCTTAAATGCCCCAAGACAACGGAAGTCTTTATCGACCTGGCTTTAAACGGAATTAAGGCCATGAAAAAGGAATACACCGCTCAAGTTCAGTATTCAATGTGGATCACCAGAAAGGATGTCTGGCACTTCGCAAACTACGATCCGCGCATGCCGGGAGGAAAGGAAATTGTCCACATACCGGTAGAGCGTGACGAAAAAATGATGCAGGAATTCGACCAACAGATACCAGAGTTTATTGAGGCAATGGATGCCGCATTAAGCACACTCGGCATTGAGTACGGTAATCAGTGGAAAGGATTTCAGCTTTAA
- a CDS encoding recombinase RecT has protein sequence MSTAIQKVYETINPLKTDFEQVCSEPSIAFKRESEFAMQIFANNDYLATTAINNLVSVRSAIMNIAAIGISLNPAQKLAYLVPRDRKVCLDISYMGLMHIAQQSGAIKWCQSSIVRKNDNFQLTSIDTAPRHEYNAFAPAEERGDIVGAYVVVKTDDGDYLTHTMPIADIYAIRDRSSAWKAWKSKQKSCPWVTDEEQMILKTVVKQAAKYWPRRDRLDHAIDYVNTESGEGIDFKGEQSQERDVTPAGENQLQDIADLMIKVDGEWSDTFLAFISKKFNRPISHPEQLTVFEANTIIDMLRKKAGE, from the coding sequence ATGAGTACCGCAATACAAAAAGTGTACGAAACAATAAACCCGCTAAAAACGGACTTTGAGCAGGTTTGCAGTGAGCCGAGCATAGCATTCAAAAGGGAATCTGAGTTCGCTATGCAAATATTTGCCAATAACGATTACCTGGCAACCACAGCAATAAACAATCTGGTGTCAGTTCGCAGTGCAATAATGAATATTGCCGCCATCGGCATCAGCCTGAATCCGGCACAAAAACTGGCTTATCTTGTTCCGAGAGACAGAAAGGTTTGTCTCGATATCAGCTACATGGGGTTGATGCACATTGCGCAGCAATCAGGCGCAATAAAGTGGTGCCAGTCCAGCATTGTCCGCAAAAACGATAACTTCCAGCTCACATCCATCGACACCGCCCCACGGCATGAATACAACGCTTTCGCACCGGCAGAAGAGCGCGGCGATATTGTCGGGGCGTATGTCGTAGTGAAAACAGATGATGGCGATTACCTGACGCACACAATGCCGATTGCTGATATCTACGCAATCCGCGACCGCTCATCAGCCTGGAAGGCGTGGAAATCAAAACAAAAATCCTGTCCGTGGGTAACTGACGAAGAGCAGATGATACTGAAAACAGTCGTGAAGCAGGCAGCAAAATACTGGCCTCGCCGCGATCGACTTGATCATGCCATCGATTATGTGAACACGGAATCCGGCGAAGGTATCGATTTTAAAGGCGAGCAATCACAAGAGCGTGACGTTACACCTGCAGGAGAAAACCAGCTGCAGGATATCGCTGATCTGATGATTAAAGTTGATGGCGAATGGAGCGATACATTCCTCGCATTCATCAGCAAAAAATTCAACCGCCCTATCTCCCACCCAGAACAACTCACCGTATTTGAGGCTAACACCATCATCGACATGCTCAGGAAAAAGGCAGGCGAATAA
- a CDS encoding DUF551 domain-containing protein has protein sequence MADNNGWISVNERLPEIRDDSVLAYWQGHGGMDMVHVEDFFGDITNGRDENGNQKYTKLYLSHGITHWQPMPEAPTK, from the coding sequence ATGGCCGATAACAACGGTTGGATTAGCGTTAATGAACGCCTACCTGAAATCAGAGATGATTCTGTACTGGCGTACTGGCAAGGGCATGGCGGCATGGATATGGTTCATGTTGAAGATTTTTTTGGTGACATAACCAATGGCCGCGACGAAAACGGAAACCAAAAATACACCAAGCTTTATCTAAGCCATGGAATAACTCACTGGCAACCTATGCCAGAGGCACCAACCAAGTAA
- a CDS encoding type I restriction endonuclease yields MDNFKARLKNHVEHVKQVGQHCSTEETTKQALILPFLDILGFSPYDPQKVKAEYGADFPGAKANERVDYALFCQDVPVMFIEAKGYFEKLDNHCPQLSRYFNSTPEVTISAITNGLEWRFFTDLKQKNVMDPTPFLRIRMDEVSDSDAGQLFRFRHDKFKPEALRTLAEESVYLSAFTKTISSSLRDVDSEFVRYVASRSNVERQLNQRFIDSITPLVKQAVERSVSAMVVSGLSGKGLSTDEPAELADPAEAKQDKEFENIIDPDNPNIITTKNELELFEKIKSITGCEDIQYKDTESYFGILYQGKTNRWIVRYYDKTNAFIQVPIEVTDILANEIARAGLELTNGRISLGCPEDILRITGIVLDSFEYVKNDENFIRKKQS; encoded by the coding sequence ATGGATAACTTTAAGGCAAGACTGAAAAATCATGTTGAGCATGTGAAACAGGTTGGTCAGCATTGCTCTACTGAAGAGACGACAAAACAAGCTCTTATTCTGCCATTTTTGGATATTCTTGGGTTTAGCCCGTATGATCCACAGAAAGTAAAAGCAGAGTATGGTGCCGACTTCCCTGGTGCAAAAGCGAACGAGAGGGTTGATTATGCCCTTTTCTGCCAAGATGTTCCGGTGATGTTTATAGAGGCAAAGGGATACTTCGAGAAATTGGATAACCATTGTCCTCAGTTATCTCGCTATTTCAATTCAACACCTGAAGTTACCATATCCGCAATTACAAATGGGCTTGAATGGCGCTTCTTTACTGACCTAAAGCAAAAAAATGTTATGGACCCTACTCCATTCCTGAGAATCAGAATGGACGAGGTAAGTGATTCTGATGCTGGCCAATTGTTCCGATTTAGACATGATAAATTCAAGCCAGAAGCATTGAGAACTTTAGCTGAAGAAAGTGTTTATTTGTCTGCCTTTACAAAAACAATCAGCTCAAGTTTAAGAGATGTGGACAGTGAGTTCGTAAGATATGTTGCGAGCAGGTCTAATGTAGAAAGGCAGCTAAACCAGCGATTTATTGATTCCATTACCCCATTAGTTAAACAAGCAGTGGAACGCTCTGTTAGCGCAATGGTGGTGTCTGGCCTGTCTGGTAAGGGTCTATCTACCGACGAGCCAGCAGAGTTGGCGGATCCAGCAGAGGCTAAACAGGATAAAGAATTTGAAAATATTATCGATCCTGATAACCCAAACATTATCACAACAAAAAACGAGTTAGAACTTTTCGAAAAAATCAAATCGATAACTGGTTGCGAAGACATCCAATACAAGGATACCGAATCATATTTCGGGATATTGTATCAAGGCAAAACAAACAGATGGATCGTCAGATATTACGATAAAACCAATGCCTTTATCCAAGTACCAATAGAAGTCACTGACATCCTTGCCAATGAAATAGCAAGAGCCGGATTAGAATTAACCAATGGACGGATTTCTCTTGGATGCCCAGAAGACATCTTACGCATAACAGGGATCGTACTTGATTCATTTGAATACGTTAAAAATGATGAGAATTTCATCCGTAAAAAACAAAGTTAA
- a CDS encoding XRE family transcriptional regulator codes for MSISERVKNKRTALGLTQAELAERAGTTQQSIEQLESGKTKRPRFLPELAAALNCSVDWLVTGNQEDSIPPQSEWGTVATWDSGTPLEDDEVEVPFLKDIELACGNGSFINVDYNGYKLRFSKSTLRRIGAPSDGSTIVCFPAKGDSMEPVIPDKAAVAIDISNKKIIDGKVYAIDQDGLKRLKMLYRRPGNKLIIRSYNRDEYEDEEADENEVQIVGRMFWYSVLDY; via the coding sequence ATGTCGATCTCAGAACGAGTCAAAAACAAGAGAACTGCTCTCGGATTAACACAGGCTGAGTTAGCCGAGCGAGCAGGAACTACACAGCAGTCAATAGAACAATTAGAAAGCGGTAAAACCAAGAGACCACGGTTTTTGCCGGAATTAGCTGCGGCATTAAATTGCTCAGTTGATTGGTTGGTTACAGGAAATCAGGAGGATTCTATTCCTCCACAATCTGAGTGGGGAACTGTTGCTACATGGGACAGCGGAACGCCACTTGAAGATGACGAGGTTGAAGTGCCATTTTTAAAAGACATTGAGTTGGCATGCGGCAATGGCAGTTTTATTAATGTTGATTATAACGGCTACAAATTAAGGTTTTCAAAATCCACGCTCAGAAGAATTGGTGCGCCGTCTGATGGGTCAACTATTGTCTGTTTCCCAGCTAAAGGCGATAGCATGGAGCCTGTTATACCAGATAAGGCAGCTGTAGCTATTGATATCTCTAATAAAAAAATAATTGACGGAAAAGTTTACGCAATAGATCAGGACGGATTGAAACGCTTGAAAATGCTTTATCGCAGACCAGGGAACAAACTTATTATTCGCAGTTATAACCGTGATGAATACGAAGATGAAGAAGCCGATGAAAATGAAGTCCAGATAGTTGGCAGAATGTTTTGGTATTCCGTACTTGATTATTGA
- a CDS encoding helix-turn-helix domain-containing protein, translated as MSTLSERVKTRRVALNLTQSELAEMVGLKQQSIQQIESGFIKRPRFIVEIATALKCDPSWLICGADAA; from the coding sequence ATGAGTACACTATCGGAAAGGGTTAAAACTCGTCGCGTGGCGCTTAATCTTACCCAGTCAGAATTAGCTGAGATGGTTGGATTAAAACAGCAATCAATTCAACAAATTGAATCAGGATTCATCAAGAGACCACGATTTATTGTTGAAATTGCTACTGCACTGAAATGCGACCCAAGTTGGCTGATCTGCGGCGCAGATGCAGCATAA
- a CDS encoding CII family transcriptional regulator, whose amino-acid sequence MENANYSKKVMETEAEIMNRILYMGKSNFARKAGWHESKVSRLNVKDIAVVFSILDKAFSNSFIQEVAKQAVASVMEKENAPAVGAAEAH is encoded by the coding sequence ATGGAAAATGCAAATTACAGCAAGAAAGTAATGGAAACCGAAGCAGAAATCATGAACCGGATTTTGTACATGGGGAAGAGCAATTTTGCTCGCAAAGCTGGCTGGCATGAATCGAAAGTGAGTCGGTTAAACGTCAAGGATATCGCAGTAGTCTTTTCCATTTTGGATAAAGCATTCAGCAATAGTTTTATTCAGGAAGTGGCAAAGCAAGCAGTGGCAAGCGTGATGGAAAAAGAAAACGCCCCGGCTGTTGGAGCAGCAGAGGCGCATTAA
- a CDS encoding DNA-binding protein has protein sequence MATLSQYYKHKDKNGTGTTVKKAFMVPYDELYLEPGDNIRPLNEEHARKMCELWKSGADLPALSVQVTEKGVKIIDGQHRYIGAGYAIADGISIPRIECKDFIGTELERLAHQAGTSEGLAITPVQRAKQYNRARNAGYTIQEIADEFHRSTSDVETHLQLLSSGDELIKLVEAGEIAATTAVALSREHGPKADSVATGLMSKAKAAGKKKLTRSAALPQFSAVKARKFIQAVADAGLELDGEAGLLMEEYQAFLSETGQEVGS, from the coding sequence ATGGCAACGCTATCGCAATATTACAAGCATAAAGACAAAAACGGCACCGGCACCACCGTTAAGAAAGCATTTATGGTTCCGTATGACGAGCTGTATCTGGAGCCGGGCGATAACATCCGCCCTCTTAATGAAGAGCACGCTCGGAAAATGTGCGAATTATGGAAATCAGGAGCTGACCTCCCGGCATTATCCGTCCAGGTGACAGAGAAAGGGGTGAAGATCATTGATGGTCAGCATCGCTATATCGGTGCCGGATACGCTATTGCTGACGGTATTAGCATCCCCAGGATTGAATGTAAGGATTTCATTGGTACCGAGTTAGAACGCCTCGCTCATCAGGCTGGCACCAGTGAGGGTCTGGCTATTACCCCTGTTCAACGCGCAAAGCAATACAACAGAGCAAGGAATGCCGGATACACAATTCAGGAAATTGCTGATGAATTCCACAGATCAACTTCTGATGTTGAAACCCATCTGCAACTACTGTCATCCGGTGATGAACTGATAAAGCTGGTTGAGGCTGGTGAAATAGCAGCGACAACAGCAGTTGCACTATCTCGCGAACATGGCCCGAAAGCTGATTCCGTTGCCACAGGGCTGATGAGCAAAGCCAAAGCAGCCGGTAAGAAGAAACTGACCCGTAGTGCGGCGTTGCCGCAGTTCAGCGCAGTGAAGGCCAGAAAGTTTATTCAGGCTGTTGCTGATGCAGGGTTAGAGCTGGACGGCGAGGCGGGGTTGCTTATGGAAGAGTACCAGGCATTTTTATCTGAAACCGGACAGGAGGTCGGATCATGA
- a CDS encoding replication protein P translates to MKSLTTAIQQRDAGALRSMAGAAPKPQQKVPQEAIQVFNELFRQLKATFPAAMANFQTQDDLNEFRRQWVLAFAENGIRTVDQINAGMRIARQQEKPFLPSPGQFVQWCKQADCVAVGLPDADGLYDMIMKFSANRSMYRTAEDYPWQNNACYWMVTKLHALSRASGLTESELKKRCSQELAVMASRIRSGEEIPAPRVQIPKLHIPVPKEKALAHIAELKAKFGFRTRTA, encoded by the coding sequence ATGAAATCACTCACCACAGCCATTCAGCAGCGTGACGCTGGCGCACTGCGGTCAATGGCAGGAGCTGCACCAAAACCACAACAGAAAGTTCCGCAGGAAGCCATTCAGGTATTCAACGAGCTGTTCCGGCAGCTGAAAGCAACATTCCCAGCCGCAATGGCAAACTTCCAGACACAGGATGACCTGAACGAATTTCGTCGTCAGTGGGTTCTGGCCTTTGCCGAAAACGGAATCCGGACGGTGGATCAGATCAACGCCGGTATGCGGATTGCCAGGCAGCAGGAGAAGCCGTTTCTCCCGTCACCCGGTCAGTTCGTTCAGTGGTGTAAGCAGGCAGACTGCGTAGCCGTTGGACTTCCGGATGCGGACGGGCTTTACGACATGATCATGAAGTTCAGTGCTAACCGCAGCATGTACCGAACGGCAGAGGATTATCCGTGGCAAAACAACGCCTGTTACTGGATGGTCACGAAGTTACATGCACTGAGTCGTGCATCTGGACTGACCGAGTCAGAGCTGAAAAAACGCTGTTCTCAGGAACTGGCGGTGATGGCATCCAGAATCCGATCCGGCGAAGAAATTCCGGCACCACGTGTGCAAATCCCTAAGCTGCATATCCCGGTACCGAAGGAAAAAGCACTGGCGCATATTGCAGAATTAAAGGCCAAGTTCGGATTCCGGACGCGGACGGCATAA